A region of the Nocardia asteroides genome:
GGGCCGTGGCCGGTGGACAGCCCGGTAGCGGCGCGGCTGCGCGAGGACGGCATGGTGTTCCTCGGCAAGACCACCACCCCGGAGATCGCGTGGAAAGCGGTCACCGACAGTCCGCTGGCCGGCGTCACCCGGAATCCGGCCGACCCGTCCACCACCGCGGGCGGGTCCTCCGGCGGGAGCGCCGCCGCCGTCGCGGCGGGCATGGGCCCGGTCTCGGTGGGCACGGACGGCGGCGGCAGTGTGCGCATTCCGGCCGCCTTCTGCGGCATCGTCGGGTTCAAGCCCACCTACGGACGGATTCCGCTGTTCCCGGCCAGCCCGTTCGGTCCACTGGCGCACGCGGGGCCGATGACCCGCACCGTCGAGGACGCGGCGCTGCTGCTGGACATCCTGTCGCTCCCGGATCCGCGCGACCCGACCGCACTGGCCCCCACGCTCACTGTATTCCGCGCCGAAATGCAGCGCGACGTGCGCGGATTGCGCGTGGCGTACTCGCCGACGCTAGGCTACGCCGCCGTCGACTCCGAAGTCGCCGCGATCGTGGACGCCGCGGTGGCTCGGCTGGCCGAAGCCGAACTCCGGGTCGGCGCCGCGGATCCGGGATTCGAGGATCCCCGCGAAGCCTTCGAACTGCTCTGGGCGGCCGGTGCGGCCACCATGCTTTCCGGCTTCCCGGAAGGCACGCGCGACCGGGTCGATCCCGGGCTGCTGGCGGTATGGGAGCGCGGTGAAACCGTCACCGCGGTCGACTATCTCGCCGCGCGCGACGTGGCGGCTCGGATCGGCATCAAGATGGGGACTTTCCACACCGATTACGACGTCCTGATCACCCCGACGGTGCCGATCCCCGCGTTCGAAGCGGGACACGATGTGCCACCGGGCAGCGGCCTGCACAGCTGGCCGGAGTGGACCCCGTTCACCTACCCGTTCAACCTCACCCAGCAGCCCGCGATCAGCATCCCGGCGGGGGTCACTCGCGCCGGCCTACCGGTCGGGCTGCAGATCGTGGGTCCGCGCCACTCCGACGATCTGGTGCTCGCGGTGGCCCGCTACGCCGAGTTCGTGCTGGCTTCCTGAACGCCGGTGGCCCCGCGGATACCGCGGGGCCACCGTACGGGGCATTCAGGCACGGGCGAACGCGAGTGTCTCACCCTGCACGCCGTGCAACCACAGCGCGTTGCACGCCGCGGCCATCTCGGCGAGCCCCTCTTCGATCGTGGCGAAGACATTGCCCGGCACCCACCCGAGGTCGCCGTTGATCAGCAAATTGTTGCGGCCGTAGAACAGCGCGAGATCGGTGGCGCCGCGCTCGTGCTCGGCCGCGGAGCCGGGCTCGTAACCGTAAGCCGGATTGCCGATCTCCCACGGCTCGAAATCGAACAGGCAGACGTCGCCGGGGATCGGCGTGACGGTCGGATTCTCCCGATGCGGTGCCGCGCCGATTCGTGGGAGCAGGGTGTACACCTCGTTGCGTGCGTACTTGGCGTGGAAGGCGTCGCCTTCTTGCGGCAGCGCGTTCCATACCGCCGCGCAGGTGCGCGGCGCCTCCTCGTCCAGCAGACGGGCGCGGCAGGTCACCGCGGCTTTGGTGAGCGTGATGGTGATGTAGCGGGCCATACGGTTCTGCTTCCTGATCGGTGCCCGCCGGGCGGGCACGGGGGCGGCGACGGTCGCGGCGCTACAACTCGGCGAGCACCTCGGACCAGATCGCCAGAGCGTCCTCGACCTGAGTATCGGTCACGATCAGCGGCGGAATCATCCGCACCACGTTCATGTGCGCGCCGCAGGTCAGCAGCAGCAGTCCCTTGTCCACCGCGGCGCGCTGGGCGGCCGCGGCGGTGACCGGGTCGGGTTCGCCTGTGGCCGTGGTGAATTCGGCGCCCGCGAGCAGTCCGAGGCCGCGTACGTCACCGATCGCCTTGGTGGCGCTGTCGCGCAGGCCGCGCAACAGCTGTGCGCCCCGTGCGGCCGCGTTGTCCACCAGCCCTTCGGATTCGATGACGTCGAGCGTGGCGATCGCCGCCGCGCACGCCACCGCGTTGCCGCCGTAGGTGCCGCCCTGCGAGCCCGGCCACGCACGCGACATCAGCTCGCGCGAGGCCGCGATGCCCGACAGCGGGAAACCGCTGGCCAGGCCCTTGGCGATGGTGATCACATCGGGCCGCACGTCGAAGTGCTGATGCCCGAAGAACTTCCCGGTGCGCCCGAAGCCGGTCTGGATCTCGTCGAACACCAGCAGGATGCCGTGCCGGTCCGCCCGTTCGCGCAGCCCGCGGAAGAACTCGGTGTTGCCCGGGATGTAACCCCCTTCGCCGAGCACCGGCTCCACGATGAACGCCGCGGTCTCGGCGGGCGAGGTGAGAGTGGCGAACAGGTAGTCGAGTTCGCGCAGCGCGAAGGTCGTGGCCTCCTGCTCGCTCCAGCCGTAGCGGTACGCGGTGGGGAACGGCGCGACGTGCACGCCCGACATGAGCGGGCTGAACCCGGCCGAGAAACGGGTCCCTGAGGTCGTCATGGTCGCGGCGGCCACGGTGCGGCCGTGGAAGCCGCCGTGGAAGACGACGACGTTCGGCCGTCCGGTGGCCTGGCGCGCCAGCCGCAGCGCGGCCTCGATCGCCTCGCTGCCGGAGTTGGCGAAGAACAGCGCGTCCAATCCGTCCGGAAGTACCGCGCCGAGCCGTTCGGTCAGCTCGAGCAGCGGCCGGTGCAGCACGGTCGTGTACTGGCCGTGAATCAGCGAGGCGACCTGCGCCTGCGCGGCCGCGACCACGTGCGGGTGGCAGTGGCCTGTGCTGGTCACCCCGATAC
Encoded here:
- a CDS encoding amidase, which codes for MSYPDKNQPTDPTAMTAVELVSAYAAGSLSPVEATEAILRAIADRDGALNAFCLVDPDRALVQAKDSEARWQSGHARGLLDGVPVSIKDVFLTEGWPTRRGSTSIDPAGPWPVDSPVAARLREDGMVFLGKTTTPEIAWKAVTDSPLAGVTRNPADPSTTAGGSSGGSAAAVAAGMGPVSVGTDGGGSVRIPAAFCGIVGFKPTYGRIPLFPASPFGPLAHAGPMTRTVEDAALLLDILSLPDPRDPTALAPTLTVFRAEMQRDVRGLRVAYSPTLGYAAVDSEVAAIVDAAVARLAEAELRVGAADPGFEDPREAFELLWAAGAATMLSGFPEGTRDRVDPGLLAVWERGETVTAVDYLAARDVAARIGIKMGTFHTDYDVLITPTVPIPAFEAGHDVPPGSGLHSWPEWTPFTYPFNLTQQPAISIPAGVTRAGLPVGLQIVGPRHSDDLVLAVARYAEFVLAS
- a CDS encoding DUF3830 family protein, coding for MARYITITLTKAAVTCRARLLDEEAPRTCAAVWNALPQEGDAFHAKYARNEVYTLLPRIGAAPHRENPTVTPIPGDVCLFDFEPWEIGNPAYGYEPGSAAEHERGATDLALFYGRNNLLINGDLGWVPGNVFATIEEGLAEMAAACNALWLHGVQGETLAFARA
- a CDS encoding aminotransferase class III-fold pyridoxal phosphate-dependent enzyme, with protein sequence MTELSPILKQATPVTVDHGAGCYLYGTDGRRYLDFTAGIGVTSTGHCHPHVVAAAQAQVASLIHGQYTTVLHRPLLELTERLGAVLPDGLDALFFANSGSEAIEAALRLARQATGRPNVVVFHGGFHGRTVAAATMTTSGTRFSAGFSPLMSGVHVAPFPTAYRYGWSEQEATTFALRELDYLFATLTSPAETAAFIVEPVLGEGGYIPGNTEFFRGLRERADRHGILLVFDEIQTGFGRTGKFFGHQHFDVRPDVITIAKGLASGFPLSGIAASRELMSRAWPGSQGGTYGGNAVACAAAIATLDVIESEGLVDNAAARGAQLLRGLRDSATKAIGDVRGLGLLAGAEFTTATGEPDPVTAAAAQRAAVDKGLLLLTCGAHMNVVRMIPPLIVTDTQVEDALAIWSEVLAEL